A window of the Dickeya dianthicola NCPPB 453 genome harbors these coding sequences:
- a CDS encoding IS256 family transposase, whose protein sequence is MSQPFDFDKALKALQSGQALTGKDGILTPLIKQLTEAALSAELDSHLAQDVEANRKNGSGKKTIKAPTGNFELATPRDRNGTFEPQLVKKHQTTLSDEIEHKIIRLFALGMSYQDISREIEDLYAFSVSTATISAVTDKVIPELKQWQQRPLEQVYPFVWLDAIHYKIREDGRYQSKAVYTVLALNLEGKKEVLGLYLSESEGANFWLSVLSDLQNRGVKDILIACVDGLTGFPEAINSIYPQTEVQLCVIHQIRNSIKYVASKHHKAFMTDLKPVYRAVSKEAAEMALDELEAKWGQQYPVVLQSWRRKWDNLSAYFRYPANIRKVIYTTNAIESVHRQFRKLTKTKGAFPNENSLLKLLYLGLMNAQGKWTMPIQSWNLTLSQLAIYFEGRLNNVMTL, encoded by the coding sequence ATGTCCCAGCCCTTCGATTTCGATAAAGCGCTTAAAGCCCTCCAGTCTGGTCAGGCATTAACAGGCAAAGATGGTATCTTAACGCCTTTAATCAAACAGTTAACGGAAGCTGCCCTGTCTGCGGAACTGGATTCACATCTGGCTCAGGACGTTGAAGCTAACCGTAAAAATGGCTCCGGTAAAAAGACCATTAAAGCCCCGACGGGCAACTTCGAACTGGCGACTCCGCGCGATCGTAATGGCACTTTTGAACCCCAGTTGGTGAAAAAACATCAGACCACGTTATCCGACGAGATCGAACACAAGATCATTCGCCTGTTTGCACTGGGGATGAGCTATCAGGACATTAGCCGGGAGATCGAAGATTTATATGCCTTCAGCGTGTCCACGGCTACCATCAGTGCAGTAACCGATAAAGTCATCCCTGAACTAAAACAGTGGCAACAGCGCCCGCTGGAGCAGGTTTATCCCTTCGTCTGGCTGGACGCCATTCACTATAAAATCCGGGAAGATGGCCGCTATCAGAGCAAAGCGGTTTACACCGTGCTGGCCCTGAATCTGGAAGGTAAAAAGGAAGTTCTGGGCCTGTATCTGTCAGAAAGTGAGGGGGCTAACTTCTGGCTGTCGGTATTAAGCGACCTGCAAAATCGCGGTGTTAAAGACATTCTGATTGCCTGCGTGGACGGGCTGACCGGCTTCCCGGAGGCAATAAACAGCATTTATCCGCAGACGGAAGTACAGTTGTGCGTCATTCATCAGATACGCAATTCGATTAAATATGTGGCCTCAAAGCACCATAAAGCCTTCATGACCGACCTGAAGCCAGTCTACCGTGCAGTGTCAAAAGAAGCGGCCGAAATGGCACTGGATGAGCTGGAAGCGAAATGGGGGCAGCAGTATCCGGTGGTGCTCCAGTCGTGGCGACGTAAGTGGGACAATCTGTCAGCGTACTTCCGCTATCCGGCCAATATCCGCAAAGTCATTTACACCACAAATGCTATCGAATCAGTGCACAGACAGTTCAGGAAACTGACCAAAACCAAAGGTGCTTTCCCGAATGAAAACAGTCTGTTGAAGCTGCTTTATCTGGGGCTGATGAACGCACAGGGAAAATGGACAATGCCCATCCAGAGCTGGAATTTGACATTGTCACAGTTGGCCATTTATTTTGAAGGGCGACTGAATAACGTGATGACGCTGTAG
- a CDS encoding YlcI/YnfO family protein: protein MATGSINNKSQQLNARFPHDVVAEMESSLETGETKAQFIITAVKSEIKRRQRKQPKDESKN, encoded by the coding sequence ATGGCAACGGGTTCGATTAACAACAAGTCACAGCAGTTAAATGCAAGGTTCCCGCACGATGTTGTTGCTGAAATGGAAAGCAGCCTTGAAACTGGTGAGACAAAGGCGCAATTCATCATCACCGCAGTAAAAAGCGAGATCAAACGCCGCCAGCGTAAACAGCCTAAAGATGAATCTAAAAACTGA
- a CDS encoding host cell division inhibitor Icd-like protein: protein MADIQSTQTRPEFQYRFLALGTSSQCVVHIIATTERQVREHSPDGHVMVFAGRLPVQEVRHV, encoded by the coding sequence ATGGCTGATATCCAGTCTACCCAAACTCGCCCCGAATTTCAGTATCGCTTTCTTGCTTTGGGAACCTCTTCCCAATGTGTCGTGCATATTATCGCTACCACTGAACGTCAGGTGCGGGAACATTCTCCTGATGGTCATGTCATGGTCTTCGCTGGTCGCCTGCCTGTTCAGGAGGTGCGCCATGTTTGA
- the fis gene encoding DNA-binding transcriptional regulator Fis — protein MFEQRVNSDVLTVSTVNSQAQVTQKPLRDSVKQALKNYFAQLNGQDVNDLYELVLAEVEQPLLDMVMQYTRGNQTRAALMMGINRGTLRKKLKKYGMN, from the coding sequence ATGTTCGAACAACGCGTGAATTCTGACGTACTGACCGTTTCCACTGTAAACTCTCAGGCTCAGGTAACCCAAAAACCCCTGCGCGACTCGGTTAAACAGGCACTGAAGAACTATTTCGCTCAACTGAATGGTCAGGACGTGAATGACCTGTATGAGCTGGTACTGGCTGAAGTAGAACAGCCGCTGTTGGACATGGTGATGCAGTACACCCGCGGCAACCAGACCCGCGCCGCCCTGATGATGGGCATCAACCGCGGCACGCTGCGTAAGAAACTGAAAAAATACGGCATGAACTGA
- the dusB gene encoding tRNA dihydrouridine synthase DusB, which yields MRIGQFQLPNRLIAAPMAGVSDRPFRALCHAMGAGMTVSEMLSSNPEVWRSDKSRLRIVHSDEPGIRAVQIAGGDPDEMAAAARINAENGAQVIDINMGCPAKKVNRKMAGSALLQYPDLVKQILTAVVKSVDVPVTLKIRTGWAPEHRNCAEIAKLAEDCGIQALTVHGRTRACLFNGEAEYDSIRTVKQNVSIPIIANGDITDPRKARAVLDYTGADALMIGRAAQGRPWIFREIQHYLDTGELLPPLPLAEVKRLLIGHIRELHDFYGPGKGFRIARKHVSWYLQEHAPNDQFRRTFNAIEDASEQLEALKAYFENLA from the coding sequence ATGCGCATTGGACAATTTCAGCTTCCCAATCGTTTGATTGCCGCCCCGATGGCGGGCGTGAGCGATCGCCCGTTCCGGGCACTCTGTCACGCGATGGGCGCTGGAATGACGGTCTCCGAAATGCTCTCTTCCAATCCGGAAGTGTGGCGTTCGGACAAGTCGCGACTGCGCATAGTACATAGCGATGAGCCCGGTATCCGGGCGGTGCAGATCGCCGGCGGCGATCCGGACGAGATGGCGGCGGCCGCCAGAATCAATGCGGAGAACGGCGCGCAGGTCATCGACATCAACATGGGATGCCCGGCCAAGAAGGTCAACCGCAAGATGGCCGGATCGGCGTTGTTGCAGTATCCGGATCTGGTCAAACAGATCCTGACTGCGGTAGTGAAATCGGTAGATGTGCCGGTAACACTAAAAATCCGCACCGGCTGGGCGCCAGAGCACCGTAACTGTGCCGAGATTGCCAAATTGGCTGAAGACTGTGGTATTCAGGCGCTGACCGTTCATGGACGCACGCGTGCGTGTCTGTTCAATGGCGAAGCGGAATACGACAGTATTCGGACAGTTAAGCAGAATGTTTCCATTCCCATCATTGCGAATGGCGACATTACTGACCCGCGCAAAGCCAGAGCGGTTCTTGATTACACCGGGGCTGATGCCCTGATGATAGGACGAGCTGCTCAGGGAAGACCCTGGATCTTTCGGGAAATCCAGCATTATCTGGACACAGGGGAGTTGCTGCCGCCCCTGCCACTGGCAGAGGTCAAGCGCTTGTTGATCGGGCATATACGGGAATTGCACGACTTTTATGGTCCAGGCAAGGGATTTCGTATAGCACGTAAGCACGTGTCCTGGTATCTCCAGGAGCACGCCCCAAACGACCAGTTTAGGCGCACATTCAACGCCATAGAGGACGCCAGCGAACAGCTGGAGGCGTTGAAGGCATATTTTGAAAATCTTGCGTAA
- the prmA gene encoding 50S ribosomal protein L11 methyltransferase, translating into MPWIQLKINTSGAHAEQLGDALSESGAVSVTFQDTHDTPVFEPLPGETRLWGDTDVIGLYDAETDMDEVIAMLEQEPLLGAGFRHKIEQLEDKDWEREWMENFHPMQFGKRLWICPSWRDVPDPNAVNVMLDPGLAFGTGTHPTTSLCLQWLDGLDLDGKTIIDFGCGSGILAIAALKLGAAHAIGIDIDPQAIQASRDNAQRNGVSERLELYLPKDQPKDLSADVVVANILAGPLRELAPLIGVLPKNGGHLGLSGILASQAQSVAQAYAERFQLDPVAEKEEWCRITGVRKPV; encoded by the coding sequence ATGCCGTGGATTCAACTGAAAATCAATACGTCCGGCGCACACGCGGAACAACTGGGCGACGCGCTGTCTGAAAGCGGCGCCGTCTCGGTCACGTTTCAGGACACGCATGACACGCCGGTGTTCGAACCGCTGCCGGGCGAAACCCGTTTATGGGGCGATACCGACGTCATCGGCCTGTACGACGCCGAAACCGACATGGACGAGGTAATCGCCATGCTGGAGCAGGAGCCGCTGCTTGGCGCCGGTTTCCGACACAAAATCGAACAGTTGGAAGACAAAGACTGGGAGCGGGAATGGATGGAAAACTTCCATCCGATGCAGTTCGGCAAACGGCTGTGGATTTGCCCGAGCTGGCGCGACGTACCGGACCCGAACGCGGTCAACGTGATGCTGGACCCCGGCCTGGCATTCGGCACCGGCACCCATCCCACCACCTCGCTGTGCCTGCAATGGCTCGACGGGTTGGATCTGGACGGCAAAACCATCATCGATTTCGGCTGCGGCTCCGGCATTCTGGCGATTGCCGCGCTGAAACTCGGTGCCGCCCACGCCATCGGCATCGATATCGACCCGCAGGCGATTCAGGCCAGCCGCGACAACGCGCAGCGCAACGGCGTGTCCGAACGTCTGGAGCTGTATCTGCCGAAGGATCAGCCCAAAGATCTGTCCGCCGACGTGGTGGTGGCCAATATTCTGGCCGGCCCGCTGCGCGAACTGGCGCCGCTGATCGGCGTGCTGCCGAAGAACGGCGGCCACCTCGGTCTGTCCGGTATTCTAGCCTCGCAAGCGCAAAGCGTGGCGCAAGCCTATGCAGAGCGATTCCAGCTCGACCCGGTGGCGGAAAAAGAAGAGTGGTGCCGCATTACCGGCGTCCGTAAACCGGTCTGA
- the panF gene encoding sodium/pantothenate symporter, protein MQSDVILPLTAYLLLVFGLSVYAWRRRQQGNFLTEYFIGNRSMGGFVLAMTLIGTYVSASSFIGGPGAAYKYGLGWVLLSMIQVPTMLLSLSILGKKFAILARRYNAITLNDMLYARYGSRLLVWFASLSLLVAFIGAMAVQFIGGARLLETVAHVPYNVGLLIFGVTIALYTAFGGFRASVLNDALQGIVMLIGTLLLLTGVIYAAGGLPAAVGKLAQINPALVDPHGSNQLLSAPFMASFWVLVCFGVIGLPNTAVRCISYRDSKALHRGILIGTLVISVLMLGMHLAGALGRAILPNLTIPDQVLPELMLTVLPPLAAGIFLAAPTAAIMSNINAHLLQASATIVKDLYLSAYPQKMGNERYIRHLSSFTTLLLGLLVLLASWRPPEMIIWLNLLAFGGLEAVFLWPLVLGLYWERANASGALCSMFSGAISYTLLASFNIQLAGFHPIVPSLLLSLVAFILGNRVGRQPAPAVAASSSL, encoded by the coding sequence ATGCAGAGTGATGTCATCCTGCCGCTGACTGCTTATCTGCTACTGGTGTTCGGCCTGTCGGTCTATGCCTGGCGGCGTCGCCAGCAGGGCAACTTTCTCACCGAATATTTTATCGGCAACCGCTCAATGGGCGGCTTCGTGCTGGCAATGACGCTGATCGGTACTTATGTCAGCGCCAGTTCGTTCATCGGCGGCCCCGGCGCGGCCTACAAATACGGGCTGGGCTGGGTACTGCTGTCGATGATTCAGGTGCCGACCATGCTGTTGTCGCTAAGCATCCTCGGCAAGAAATTCGCTATTCTGGCGCGCCGTTACAACGCCATCACCCTCAATGACATGCTGTACGCCCGCTACGGCAGCCGCCTGCTGGTGTGGTTCGCCAGCCTGAGCCTGCTGGTGGCGTTTATCGGCGCAATGGCGGTACAGTTTATCGGCGGCGCCCGGCTGCTGGAGACGGTAGCGCACGTCCCTTATAACGTCGGGCTGCTGATTTTCGGCGTTACCATCGCGCTCTACACCGCATTCGGCGGCTTTCGAGCCAGTGTGCTCAACGACGCGCTACAGGGAATTGTGATGCTGATCGGCACCCTGCTGTTGCTGACCGGCGTTATCTATGCGGCGGGCGGTTTGCCGGCCGCCGTCGGTAAACTGGCGCAGATCAACCCGGCGCTGGTCGATCCGCACGGCAGCAATCAGCTCCTGTCCGCGCCGTTCATGGCCTCGTTCTGGGTGCTGGTGTGTTTCGGCGTCATCGGCCTGCCCAACACCGCCGTGCGCTGCATTTCCTACCGCGACAGCAAAGCGCTGCACCGCGGCATCCTGATCGGCACCCTCGTCATCAGCGTACTGATGCTGGGTATGCATCTGGCCGGCGCGCTGGGACGCGCTATCCTGCCCAACCTGACGATTCCTGATCAAGTGCTGCCGGAGCTGATGCTGACCGTGCTGCCGCCGCTGGCCGCCGGGATCTTCCTGGCTGCGCCGACCGCCGCCATCATGTCGAACATTAACGCCCATTTGCTGCAAGCTTCCGCGACGATCGTGAAAGATCTTTACCTGAGCGCCTATCCTCAGAAGATGGGCAACGAGCGTTATATCCGCCATCTGTCCAGTTTCACCACTCTGCTGCTCGGCCTGCTGGTGCTGCTGGCGTCGTGGCGGCCGCCGGAAATGATCATCTGGCTGAACCTGCTGGCGTTCGGCGGGCTGGAAGCAGTGTTCCTGTGGCCGCTGGTGCTGGGGCTCTACTGGGAACGCGCCAACGCCTCCGGCGCGCTGTGCTCGATGTTCAGCGGCGCTATCAGCTACACCTTGCTCGCCAGCTTCAACATCCAATTGGCCGGTTTTCATCCGATTGTGCCATCGCTGCTGTTAAGCCTGGTGGCGTTTATTCTGGGCAACCGCGTTGGGCGCCAGCCCGCGCCTGCGGTTGCCGCATCTTCATCACTTTGA
- a CDS encoding YhdT family protein — protein sequence MDKRFLQAHREARWSLILTLAYLVAWTLFGYLPDNRPGLTGLPHWFELACLALPLLFIGLCWLMVRVVFRDVSLEDHDAE from the coding sequence ATGGATAAACGCTTTCTCCAGGCCCACCGCGAAGCCCGCTGGTCACTGATACTGACGCTGGCCTATCTGGTAGCCTGGACGCTCTTTGGCTATCTGCCCGACAACCGCCCCGGCCTGACTGGCCTGCCGCACTGGTTCGAACTGGCCTGCCTGGCGCTGCCGCTGCTGTTTATCGGCCTGTGCTGGCTGATGGTGCGCGTGGTGTTCCGCGATGTTTCACTGGAGGATCACGATGCAGAGTGA
- the accC gene encoding acetyl-CoA carboxylase biotin carboxylase subunit encodes MLDKIVIANRGEIALRILRACKELGIKTVAVHSTADRDLKHVLLADETVCIGPAPSTKSYLNIPAIISAAEITGAVAIHPGYGFLSENADFAEQVERSGFIFIGPRADTIRLMGDKVSAISAMKKAGVPCVPGSDGPLGDDMDKNRAIGKRIGYPVIIKASGGGGGRGMRVVRSEKELEQSIAMTRAEAKAAFNNDMVYMEKYLENPRHVEIQILADGQGNAIYLAERDCSMQRRHQKVVEEAPAPGITADLRRYIGERCAKACVDINYRGAGTFEFLFENGEFYFIEMNTRIQVEHPVTEMITGVDLIKEQLRIAAGQPLSIKQEEVKVRGHAVECRINAEDPNTFLPSPGKITRFHAPGGFGVRWESHIYAGYTVPPHYDSMIGKLITYGESRDIAISRMKNALAELIIDGIKTNVELQMRIMSDENFQHGGTNIHYLEKKLGLQ; translated from the coding sequence ATGCTAGATAAAATTGTCATCGCCAACCGCGGTGAGATTGCGCTACGCATTTTGCGGGCCTGTAAAGAACTGGGCATCAAAACCGTCGCCGTGCATTCCACGGCGGACCGTGACCTGAAACACGTATTGCTGGCGGATGAAACCGTGTGCATCGGCCCGGCACCGTCCACGAAAAGTTACCTGAATATCCCGGCGATCATTTCGGCGGCGGAAATCACCGGCGCGGTGGCTATCCACCCCGGTTATGGTTTCCTGTCCGAAAACGCTGATTTCGCCGAGCAGGTTGAGCGCTCCGGCTTTATTTTCATCGGCCCGCGCGCCGACACCATCCGCCTGATGGGCGACAAAGTGTCGGCCATCAGCGCCATGAAAAAAGCCGGCGTTCCCTGTGTACCGGGTTCTGACGGCCCGCTGGGCGACGACATGGACAAGAATCGTGCCATCGGCAAGCGCATCGGTTATCCGGTCATTATCAAAGCCTCCGGCGGCGGCGGCGGTCGCGGTATGCGCGTGGTGCGTAGCGAAAAAGAGCTGGAGCAATCTATCGCTATGACCCGCGCGGAAGCCAAAGCGGCGTTCAATAACGACATGGTCTACATGGAAAAATATCTGGAAAATCCGCGTCATGTGGAAATCCAGATCCTGGCCGACGGCCAGGGCAACGCCATCTATCTGGCGGAGCGCGACTGTTCCATGCAGCGCCGTCACCAGAAAGTCGTGGAAGAAGCGCCGGCGCCGGGCATCACCGCCGATCTTCGCCGTTATATCGGCGAACGCTGCGCCAAGGCTTGCGTCGATATCAACTACCGCGGCGCCGGTACATTCGAGTTCCTGTTCGAGAATGGCGAGTTCTATTTCATTGAAATGAACACCCGTATTCAGGTAGAGCACCCGGTTACCGAAATGATCACCGGCGTGGATCTGATCAAGGAACAGCTGCGCATCGCCGCCGGCCAGCCGCTGTCCATCAAGCAGGAAGAGGTCAAAGTACGCGGCCACGCGGTGGAATGCCGTATCAACGCCGAAGACCCGAACACTTTCCTGCCGAGTCCGGGCAAAATCACCCGTTTCCACGCGCCGGGCGGTTTTGGCGTGCGTTGGGAATCGCACATTTATGCCGGTTACACCGTACCGCCGCATTACGATTCCATGATCGGCAAGCTGATCACCTACGGTGAGAGCCGCGATATCGCCATTTCCCGAATGAAAAACGCGCTGGCGGAACTGATCATTGATGGCATCAAGACCAATGTGGAATTGCAGATGCGCATCATGTCCGACGAAAACTTCCAGCATGGTGGCACCAATATCCACTATCTGGAGAAGAAACTCGGCCTGCAGTAA
- the accB gene encoding acetyl-CoA carboxylase biotin carboxyl carrier protein: MDIRKIKKLIELVEESGIAELEISEGEESVRISRTPAPGSYPMMQQAYAPMPMIAPAVAPAAAPVAAAEAAPAAISGHVVRSPMVGTFYRTPSPDAKAFVEVGQQVKVGDTLCIVEAMKMMNQIEADKAGVVKAILVESGQPVEFDEPLVVIE; the protein is encoded by the coding sequence ATGGATATTCGTAAAATCAAGAAACTGATCGAACTGGTTGAAGAATCTGGCATTGCCGAACTGGAAATCTCCGAAGGCGAAGAGTCAGTACGTATCAGTCGTACCCCGGCGCCGGGCAGCTACCCGATGATGCAACAGGCTTATGCACCGATGCCGATGATCGCTCCGGCCGTCGCTCCGGCTGCTGCACCTGTCGCCGCCGCAGAAGCCGCGCCGGCCGCCATCAGCGGTCACGTCGTGCGCTCGCCGATGGTCGGCACCTTCTACCGCACGCCGAGCCCGGACGCCAAAGCCTTCGTGGAAGTCGGCCAGCAGGTAAAAGTGGGCGATACCCTGTGCATCGTTGAAGCAATGAAAATGATGAACCAGATCGAAGCGGACAAAGCGGGCGTGGTGAAAGCCATTCTGGTTGAAAGCGGCCAGCCGGTTGAATTTGACGAGCCACTGGTTGTCATCGAATAA
- the aroQ gene encoding type II 3-dehydroquinate dehydratase: MADKFHILLLNGPNLNLLGTREPDKYGHTTLAEIVSRLEQDAAALNVQLSHLQSNAEHELIDRIHQARGNIDFILINPAAFTHTSVALRDALLAVAIPFIEIHLTNVYAREPFRHHSYLSDVSAGVISGLGADGYHYGLQTAVKRLSTSN; this comes from the coding sequence ATGGCAGACAAGTTTCACATTTTGCTCCTTAACGGTCCAAACCTGAATCTGCTGGGAACTCGTGAGCCGGACAAATACGGTCATACGACGCTGGCGGAGATCGTGAGCCGACTGGAGCAGGATGCGGCAGCGCTGAACGTGCAGCTTTCCCATCTGCAATCTAATGCGGAACATGAGCTAATTGACCGTATCCATCAGGCCAGAGGAAACATCGATTTCATTCTGATTAATCCGGCAGCATTTACCCACACCAGTGTGGCGCTGCGGGATGCTCTGCTGGCGGTCGCCATCCCGTTTATCGAGATCCATCTGACCAACGTGTACGCACGTGAACCCTTCCGCCATCACTCCTACCTGTCCGATGTGTCGGCCGGGGTGATCTCCGGTCTGGGGGCAGATGGATACCATTATGGTTTACAGACGGCGGTAAAACGCCTGTCAACGTCTAATTAA
- the msrQ gene encoding protein-methionine-sulfoxide reductase heme-binding subunit MsrQ, which translates to MRLTARHITALKVVLHLAAFLPLAWLVFAVNQGAFSADPAKDIQHFTGRMALKLLLATLMATPLARYAKQPLLIRCRRLLGLWCFAWASLHLLSYTLLELGVNHLDLLGKEIFLRPYLTLGMVSWLILLALTTTSTQSVQRKLGARWQKLHNLIYLVAILAPVHYLWSVKSLSPLPIIYASVAVILLLFRYKKLRQWRR; encoded by the coding sequence ATGCGTTTAACCGCCCGACACATCACGGCCCTGAAAGTGGTGCTCCATCTGGCGGCGTTCCTGCCGCTGGCATGGCTGGTGTTCGCCGTCAATCAGGGGGCGTTCAGCGCCGATCCGGCAAAAGATATCCAGCATTTTACCGGCAGAATGGCGCTGAAACTGCTGCTGGCGACATTAATGGCGACGCCGCTGGCGCGCTACGCTAAACAGCCGTTGCTGATTCGTTGCCGCCGCCTGCTGGGACTTTGGTGTTTCGCCTGGGCCAGCTTGCACCTGCTCAGCTACACCTTGCTGGAATTGGGGGTCAATCACCTCGATCTGCTGGGAAAAGAGATTTTCCTGCGGCCTTACCTGACGCTCGGCATGGTGAGCTGGCTGATACTGCTGGCGCTGACGACGACCTCCACCCAGTCGGTGCAGCGGAAACTGGGAGCTCGCTGGCAAAAGCTGCATAATCTCATTTATCTGGTCGCGATCCTCGCTCCGGTTCATTATCTTTGGTCGGTAAAATCGTTGTCGCCATTACCGATCATTTACGCGTCAGTTGCCGTCATTTTGCTGCTTTTTCGCTACAAGAAATTGCGTCAGTGGCGTCGTTAA
- the msrP gene encoding protein-methionine-sulfoxide reductase catalytic subunit MsrP, with translation MSRHRKLTDADVTPESLFHQRRTVLKALGLTAATLSLPSGARADLLNWFQGKPAPVAPPGKPLTFSQPPQWRPTLALTPEDKVTGYNNFYEFGLDKADAAANAGGLKTEGWKVRIDGDVAKPITLDIDDIRRRFALEERIYRFRCVEAWSMVIPWVGFELSQLIKLAEPTSDARYVAFQTLHDPEQMPGQKDSFVGGGLDYPYVEGLRLDEAMHPLTLLAVGVYGKTLPPQNGAPIRLVTPWKYGFKNIKSIVHIRLTRQPPPSTWNLSAPNEYGFYANVNPNVDHPRWSQASERAIGAGGLLNVQRQPTLMFNGYADQVASLYQGLDLRANF, from the coding sequence ATGTCCAGACATCGCAAACTGACCGACGCCGATGTAACGCCGGAATCGTTGTTCCACCAACGTCGAACCGTCCTCAAGGCGCTGGGTCTTACCGCCGCCACGTTGAGCCTGCCGTCCGGCGCGCGCGCCGACCTGCTCAACTGGTTCCAGGGCAAACCGGCGCCTGTCGCCCCGCCCGGCAAGCCGCTGACGTTCAGCCAGCCGCCGCAGTGGCGCCCGACTCTGGCGTTAACGCCGGAAGACAAGGTAACCGGCTACAACAACTTCTACGAATTTGGTCTGGACAAGGCCGACGCTGCCGCCAATGCGGGCGGTCTTAAGACCGAGGGCTGGAAAGTCCGGATTGACGGCGACGTCGCCAAACCCATAACGCTGGACATCGACGACATTCGCCGCCGTTTCGCGCTGGAAGAACGAATCTACCGCTTTCGCTGCGTCGAAGCCTGGTCGATGGTGATCCCGTGGGTCGGGTTTGAACTGTCGCAATTGATAAAACTGGCCGAGCCGACCAGCGACGCCCGTTATGTCGCCTTCCAGACGCTCCATGACCCGGAACAGATGCCCGGCCAGAAAGACAGCTTCGTGGGCGGCGGCCTGGACTATCCCTACGTCGAAGGATTACGTCTGGACGAAGCCATGCACCCGCTGACTTTGCTGGCGGTCGGCGTATACGGTAAAACGCTGCCGCCGCAAAACGGCGCGCCGATACGGCTGGTAACGCCGTGGAAATACGGCTTTAAGAACATTAAATCCATCGTGCATATCCGCCTGACCCGGCAGCCGCCGCCGTCTACCTGGAATCTATCTGCGCCCAACGAGTACGGGTTTTACGCCAACGTCAATCCGAACGTCGACCATCCGCGCTGGTCGCAGGCCAGCGAACGGGCGATCGGCGCCGGCGGATTGCTGAACGTTCAACGCCAGCCGACCCTGATGTTCAATGGCTATGCCGATCAGGTCGCCTCGCTGTATCAGGGGTTGGATTTACGAGCGAACTTCTGA
- the acuI gene encoding acrylyl-CoA reductase (NADPH) encodes MRALVLRQQDGLTLADVGAIEPSQLPDGDVIVDVDWSGINYKDALAITGKGKIIRQFPMVPGIDFAGTVRHSNHPDVKAGQPVVLTGWGVGENHWGGLAEQARVRADWLVPLPQGLTPRQAMIIGTAGFTAMLCVMALEDGGVTPASGDVVVSGASGGVGSTAVALLHALGYQVTAVSGRADNSAYLQQLGAHQVLDRKAFATAGRPLEKQCWAGAIDTVGDQVLATLLTQMHYGATVAACGLAGGVSLPATVMPFILRNVRLQGVDSVMTPRARREEAWRRLATLLPAAFYEQVTQEITLEQVPAAAAALLENRVTGRTLVRVGAAD; translated from the coding sequence ATGCGCGCATTAGTACTCAGGCAACAAGACGGCCTGACTCTGGCCGACGTCGGCGCCATCGAACCGTCACAATTACCTGATGGCGATGTCATTGTCGATGTCGACTGGTCCGGCATCAACTATAAGGATGCGCTGGCTATTACCGGTAAAGGGAAAATCATTCGTCAGTTCCCGATGGTGCCGGGCATTGATTTTGCCGGAACCGTGCGCCACAGCAACCACCCCGACGTCAAGGCCGGGCAGCCCGTGGTGTTGACCGGATGGGGCGTGGGAGAAAATCACTGGGGCGGGCTGGCGGAACAGGCGCGAGTCCGTGCTGACTGGCTGGTGCCGTTGCCGCAAGGGCTAACGCCGCGTCAGGCGATGATCATCGGCACCGCCGGCTTCACCGCCATGCTGTGCGTAATGGCGCTGGAAGACGGCGGGGTGACCCCGGCGAGCGGAGACGTGGTGGTCAGCGGCGCCAGCGGCGGCGTCGGCAGCACCGCCGTTGCCTTGTTGCACGCGCTGGGTTATCAGGTGACGGCTGTCAGCGGTCGGGCGGACAACAGCGCCTATCTGCAACAACTTGGCGCTCATCAGGTGCTGGATCGCAAAGCATTCGCCACTGCCGGTCGTCCGCTGGAGAAACAATGCTGGGCTGGCGCCATCGACACGGTGGGCGATCAGGTGCTGGCGACGCTGCTGACCCAAATGCATTACGGCGCGACCGTTGCGGCGTGCGGGTTGGCAGGCGGCGTATCGCTGCCGGCTACGGTGATGCCGTTTATTCTGCGCAATGTACGCCTGCAAGGGGTCGATTCGGTGATGACGCCGCGCGCGCGGCGTGAGGAAGCCTGGCGTCGCCTGGCCACGCTGCTGCCAGCCGCCTTCTACGAGCAGGTCACGCAGGAAATTACGCTGGAGCAAGTACCCGCCGCCGCCGCTGCGCTGCTGGAAAACCGGGTTACCGGCCGTACGCTGGTGCGCGTCGGCGCCGCAGATTGA